CTGACTGACATCCACGAAGTTGGAGAGGGAGGCTAGGAGCTCCCGGTACTGGCGCTTGGCCTGAGCTAGCTCGGTACTGAGGATTTGGTTGTCCATCCTCAGTTTCTCGTTCTCGTGTGTGAGTTCCAGAAGATGCTCAGAGGGTGGCAGCAGGGATGCAGTGGAAGAACTGTGAGCTTCCCCGGAATTAGACAGAGGGGAAGGAGGAGGACGGTTGTTTCTGTCTGCGCTGGCTTTTCCAGCGGAAGGAAATTGTGGCAGAGCTGCCTTTCTCCGGCGGATCTTGCAGAGGAGCCTTTGCTCCCCTTGCCGGAAGTTGTCATTCGCGAACTCCCACCGTTCCGGCACCACTTTGTGAAATCCCTGCCACCAGTCATAGCCATAGCTTCAGGCAGTAAACGACAAGCACAGTTGTACCAAGTAAATATTTAGCTGGTGGATAAGaataacatatataaatgtaGGAAGCAGCTCCTGACATCCAAGTAAATGGAGCTTTCAGCATTATTAGCAGCTGCAGGCTGTGGACAATTAATGGTGGGTAGGGTCAAAGTTCATGTGAACAGACAGCCTCGTCTCCAAATGCAGAGAAGACAATGACTTTGATGCAACTCCATGGTTTGAAAACAAGAAGCTCAGATTTCTTTGTGAGAAGGCCTGTGGAAACTGATGCACCTCCGTCGACTTTCGTGCACTACGGCTGCAGCTTTTTAATGCATTAGCGACAGCAGAGAGGTACTTATCAACTACTCTTTCAATCACCAGCGTAGTTTTGTATATCCAATTCCACGTTGTCCAAAGAAAACTAGAAATGGGAGTCTCTGCAGAATTGTGCTTCTCTCACTCAACTCTCCGAAGATGCCAAGTTATGCGATGATTCAAGCTTTAGAGATCAACTGTAGTCttagagaataataataataataataataataataataataatgttcttTAGCAGATAAGTTTGGCCACCGACAATAACCAATGAAACAGTAGAGTATATTGGTCTTGAGTCTTCACCTAAAATGCCTGACGACGAACTCACATCGACGATTCAAATGATATTAAGCTGGCGGATTATGGATCGACAGTACAAGTCGGAGAAGAAACAGAAGAGCAGTAGAACTTACGTAGGTGTTAAGCTGGCGGACGAAACTGGAGAAGTTGTTGTGCTTGAAGTGGACGGGGAGGAGGTCTCTGGCGAACTCCACCGGCTTCCACACCACGAAGGACGTGCCGGTCTCCCCCCACGATATCACGTCGTCCGTCACGTTGTCCTCCACCATCTGGTGCGTCTTCACCAGGAACGGCGCCGGCCCGCCGCCGCCGCGGCTGCCACAGTTGTTCCTCTTCGTCATCATGCCTACCTCTTTCAAGAACTAAACCACCTTAAGACTCGTGGACTCCTTTCCTATGAGAACAAGAAGAAAACTACAGGAAGAGCGATCGACCGGTGCACTATTTGGTTGGGTTTCAGAAGGATCAAAGCGAGAAGACGAGGAGAGCGGTCAAGAACTCCCAACCCCAGCAGTAGAAACCGGTGATGATCACCCTGTGGGAGCAACCCAGACCGAGGCCGCCATCAACGTCGCTCCTCCCTGCAACACCTATCGGTCTCTCTTCTTCCATAACCCGACTCACGGAAACAAGAGAAATCATCTAACCCAAAGCCATGGAGATCCGAGGCCAATATGAAACTACGAGCCGAAGGAGAGAAAGATAGGGAGACAAAGAACCCGAGAGCAGAAGTTGCTTTTGGGCTATATGGATATAAATTCTTTTCTTTGGTGATGGGTGCAAATAGAAGTTTCCTTGCATCGCCGTAAACTTTTGGTCGCTTCCAGAGAATTCAAAGACGTAACAAAGGGAGCAAAGAAAGACAAATGCGACGGACCATCTCGTTCTTCACCTTCAGCTTTCCAAATGCTGTGCGCAACAAGACGCTCAACAAtcccagaaaagtgaatgcctttgaCTTGATTTAATTTTTTGCATGCAttt
This DNA window, taken from Musa acuminata AAA Group cultivar baxijiao chromosome BXJ3-7, Cavendish_Baxijiao_AAA, whole genome shotgun sequence, encodes the following:
- the LOC103992209 gene encoding heat stress transcription factor B-1, whose translation is MMTKRNNCGSRGGGGPAPFLVKTHQMVEDNVTDDVISWGETGTSFVVWKPVEFARDLLPVHFKHNNFSSFVRQLNTYGFHKVVPERWEFANDNFRQGEQRLLCKIRRRKAALPQFPSAGKASADRNNRPPPSPLSNSGEAHSSSTASLLPPSEHLLELTHENEKLRMDNQILSTELAQAKRQYRELLASLSNFVDVSQPNLSVLMQEKSALSVGNGSETETKKKEAEEEKMDNEEEGLKLFGVLLKGLGGEGSDKSRRPKRGRCDETADGCSVGERPMKMGFGWPWWGMSSTVQHGSSRVCN